CTTTCTCTGACAGTCCTTCACAATCCAGGCTAGGGTTCTGCCAACCAAAGGAACTGGGCCTGGGGGACAAGGGCAGGCACCACTGACGCAGATCTTTGCCACCTTCAAATGCACTGCAGACTCCATGGACAGTGGAGCCGAGGACGTAAGGTGGTGATAATAATAACTGACAGCAGCtgacatttgttgagcacttaccaAGTGCTAGGCATTATGCTAGTTCTTTATTTACAttaatccttataacaaattTCCAAGGGAGGTATTATTATTGTCAAATGAGGAAACTAGTGTTCAGAGATGTGGAGCCAGGGTGCAACCCacatctgtctgactccaaaaggAGCACATAAATAGCAGaattcaatttatatttaaaaatatgataatccCTTACTCCCTGAAGGCCTATCCTACCCTTGACTCTTCCTctcccagaaaataaaattcagggaGAGGAAAGCTAGGCAGGAGGaacctcatacacacacacacacacacacacacacacacacacacacacatcttctcacacacaggtgcacacacacacacacacacacacagagatcacTTACGCCTATCACCACCACCCTGGATTTCCTAGACAGGGTGAGGGCTATGAGGACAGTGGGTCAGTTTCCCCAGGACCCTAGCCCTTATCCCCTTCCCTGGTGctaaataaaagtgaataaatactaaataaatacaaCCGGGGTCTACCctgccttccccctccctcctgtgACCAGCAGGGCAGAGGGGGCAGTTTAGATAAGGGACTATCTCCCAGCCCCTTCCATCCACCAGCCATCCAGGGCAGGAAACCCGGGCAGGGCCAGCCTGCTCGGtagggcagagaggagaggcgGGCTCATCTCACAGCCCCTCCCCAACTGTGTCTCGGTGAGAGGCAGCTGCCGAGCCCCCTCATTCTCCCAGCCAAGTCCGAGGCCCCGGTGCCCAGAAAGGGCAGCCGGGACGGTGAGGTTATTTCCTGCCCGCCCAGGAGCGCCGCCGGAGGATCTCCAGAATCTGTGCCTTGCGGTGCACCCAGTCCTGGGGAGGGGGGCGTGGCGTTGAAGGGGCTGGCCAGGGCACGAAGAAGCTGTAGCGAAGGCGTACGTTCTGGGGGTTGCCAGCCACCAGGACCTGCAGCGTCACGGGCTGAGCCAGGGGCCCGTGGCCGGACAGTGTCTCCGAGGCTGCAGTGGCCCCGCTGTAGCGCAAGTTGACTGCCccgggcaggaccacgtctgtgGGGGAGGGTATCAGCGTGTATTCACCATTGAGGGCATAGGAGCCGTCGGGGAGCTTCAGGGCCAGGTAGAGGCTCCGGACACCAGGGGTACCCTGCTGCCGGACCAGGATGTGGGTGGCCCCTGCGGGGATGGTGACCACATTGTTGTATCCGTATCTGTGTGCAAGGAGTAGAAGAGAACTCAGCATCTTCCTGAACCCTCTCAGCCTTTCTGAGCTGTGTTTGTATGACTGTATGTGTGTAGAAGGTTGTCTCCCCAGACCTACGTGAGCTGTCCAGCCTAGATCCGAGCTACATGCAAATGTgccctccttcctctgctctcTGGGCCTTTACACCTGCTGCCCCCTTACTGAGGTGCCCATCTAAGCCCCGCCTCCTTGGTGCCTGTCCAGTTCCTATTCTTCTTCCAGCAGGGAGGTCACCTCCTGGGAATCCCTCCCTGATGCCCACAAGTGTCCTCACAGCAGCCCAGGCTGACACCTTTGAGCAGGTGGGACACTGCGCTGTAACTGTGAACTCATCTGTCTCCCCTACTAGACTGTACGTCAGCTCTTTGAGAGGAGAAGCAGTGTTGAGTTCACCTATGTATCCCCAGGGCCCAGAACAGCGTCCaggaaggtgggaggaggaaaTAAATAGTGAATGAACCTGAATTTTCTGAAGGAGCCAGactgcttgctgcagctagaaCCATCCCCACCGCACACCATGCACTTGTCAAATTTCTTTTTGGAGCCAATGACGCGGTCACAGCCGGCATGGATGCAGCGGCCCTGGACACAGACTGAGGAGCTGTCTGGGGAACAGGGGGTCCCATCTACCACctgaggagaagagagggagtgaTGAAAGTGTCTTCCTTAGTCAAAACGGGTTGGTAAGTCGAACAAGACCCATATCCCATCAGGGAGGGGATGCCAGAAAAGttgggtgagggaggggatgtggatgGAGTGTGGAGGGAACCCCAGCCACTGTAAGGGATGATAATCATAAAAGCCACCATTTTCAGAGGACTCATGATGaatcaggcactgtactaagtgcTATATAAATCTCACAACCACTATTTGAGGTTTGTAGAGATGGAACACTGAGGTTTAGAAAGATTAGGAGCTTGCCCAAAGGTTACACAGCTGGCAAGCAGAGAAGCCAACACGGGAATTGCAGGTCTGAGTCCCAACCCCAAGCCCTAAATCTTGGTGGTACCGTCCCAGCTGGACACTAGAGGGCAGTCAACCTGCAGGCATTCTCCCCAGAACAGGGGTGAAGGATGCAAAACTGCTAGGCTTGTTCTTCCTTCTTCAGCCTCAACCCAGGGCCCTATCACAGGGGGTGCAGGGACATTGCTGTCTCCAGGAGGCCTGTCCAGTGAGGGACTGGCCATCCATGAGCTCAATGAGGCCACCACTGTAATTTGCCAGAGGAGCCCATGGGAAGGGGGTCAGAGAAGTGCCCAAAAGTCCACATACTTCCATTCTCACAAAATGGAGCACTGGaagatggggagagggagggaaagaaaccaAGGGAAATGGGACAGGCTAGAGCTGCCTGATTGGCAACTTATCCAGAGTCCAGGGCTAGTTTTCTAAATACCCACGGACAGAGAAGTCTGACTGGACCCCTGGGCTGGCCGAGCATGGCTGTGAGAACGCCAGCAATAGTGCTGTTTTGGATCTCTGCCATGAGAAAGTAGAGGGCGGGTTGGGCAGTGTGTGAGCTTAGACAGGTCCCTGGGGCATCCTGGTCCTCACCCGTGGCTCCAGCACATAGTAGTAGCCGAGTGCCCGGGCCTGGCAGGTGAGTTTGCACTGGTCCCGGGGCGCCACACCTGTGTAGCGAGGAACCCAGTCCATGGGCCCTGGGAAGTTCTTGAAGAGGTCAGTGCGGTGGTTGTAGGCAGCACACTGCTCTTCACGGAAGGTCAGTGCTGTAGGGTTAAAATGGACAGTCAGAgcccctctctcctcacgctGCCCCACCAGCCCCTCCACCTAGCCTCTCAGACCTCCAGACAGTATGGCAGCTCTCTCGCCCACAGACTACCTGTCACTTTCCTGAAGGGTAAAGTCACTCCCCTCAACAGCAGGGACAGTCAACACCTCCCTGGTCCCTGAACTCAAGGGACAGTCCTTTCTGTCCTACCAATCCCTCCCCAGGCTCCCATCCCTCCCATCCCTCACCTGAGCCAGTTGGGCAGTCCTGGGCATTGCAGGAACGAAAGCGGGTATGGCGGCCCTCACAGTACTTGCCACCATTCCGGGGGATGGGCCGTGTGCAGTCCCGGGAAGAGAACTGGACACCACCTCCACAGCTCCGAGAGCAGCCACCCCATGATCCCCAGGGGCCCCAGCCACCAGCCTGTGGGATCTGCAGAAGGACAGAATGGACGAGTAGGATAAATATACTCTCTCGGGCTCAGGgccactccctcctcccccaggccctctgcccctcccctgcccttgggATCTCACATTGAAGTCCTGGAGCTGGTCCATGTGGAGGCAGCGGCCACCCATACAGGCCTGTGCGGGCCCACAGGGGGTACCATCAGCCCAGGGTGAATGCTTGGTCTGGCACATGGAGTGGCCATTGAGATGGCCAGAGCACCAGAGGGCTGCACAGGGCGGCGGCAGCTGCGGACAATGGTGTGAGTCAGGCCCAAAGGTCAGCTGGCACTGGCGGTCAGCATCGTAGTCCTTGCCGGGGAAAGTCACAGGCAGATGCAGGGGAGACTCTGGCTTGTCTAAGAGACAGTGCCCTGGGAAAAGAGGCAGGGGTATGAAGTCACCAATAGGTTGAAGGGGTGCCAGCCTTGGGCTCCCCAGGGCCTGACAGATCCTAAAATCCAAATTCTAGGACTGGAAGAAGCTTTAAATAGCAGCTAAATTTGTTCAATGCTTATTATGTGATGAACATTGGCTAAATGCTTGACCAACAGTATCGTGTTTAATCATGGCCAAAGCCTATGAGGTAGCTACCGTTATTACGCATATTTTACAGATCAGCTACACAGAAGTGAGGTAACTTACAGTCACACATCTACACACATCTAAAGAACAGGATCAGGATAGGAACTCAAAGCACTAGATCTTCCTACCTATTCTAACCAGCTGCAGAATTCTTGAGTCTGCTTCTCATCAACAGCCCTGCCCAATCATAGTCATACGGCTAGGCATGCACACCTCAAGTGACAAGGCAGTCACCTCTTTCACAACTAGCCCCTTCCACTGTTGGACATTTGTGGCCCTTAGAAGGTCAGTTTTAATTCTATTGAGCCAAAACTTGCCTCCTGTAGCTGTGCTATTTATTCTGAGAGGAAGTAGAAACCACACaaaggcagcagcatttctcacCCCGTCCCACACTGCAGAGGAGGCACATTGGAAGGAGTCAATTTGGCCCATGTGAAATGCAGCAGAAGAGAAAGTACAGTGGGGGGCAGGAACTGGGTGCTGCACCAGGGGAAGGGGAGTGCCATCTGCTTACCATAGCCATTGTCCAGGAAGTCAGTGATGAAGCGGGCACTGCAGGGGGACCAGGGCTCCTCGGGATCCACGTGAGCCATCACAGGAGCCATGACATGGCGGGAGGTACTCCCAGGTCCATTCAGACCAACACATGGCTTTGAGTTGTCATGGAGCATGTTGAAGACATGGCCTGTGGGAGCAGAGGCCCTGTTAGGGTCCAAGGGTCTCATCCCTGTGTCTTCAGAGGGTTGCAGGCCCATCATAAGCCTGGTTGCAGCTACGGATGGCCAGATCCATTCCCCATCCCGACCTGCCCCCAATGTCTTTCTGGTGCTCCAAGGGCTTCTCAATATGTTGCCCCCCTTGCtctgtctcccctctccccatgaTACACTCAGGGCTCCTCCCTACCCATTTTCCTTATAGCCAACATTCCCAACCCTGATTCCATCCACTCTATCACTGACTCTTGTGAATAATCTCTCTCAGTACTGTGCCACCTcccctccaaacacacacacacagttcacAGTAGATTTCTacacactatctcatttaatagaAAAATCTAAATGTTTGTCTACATCCGGAGCAGAGAAAGGTAATGGCCCTGGACCTAGGCCtgtggaaaaggaagaaacaccTTGTGACTTGCATTTGTACCCTGGTGAGCTCACTGTCCCCTCACCTCACCCCTGATAGCTCTCTCACTCATCACAGGTGCCCCATGACCCCACCCCTACCTTACCCAGTTCATGAGCAGCAGTGAAGGCTGACTGGAGTCCATCATCCTCCACGATAGCACAGCTCCGAGCTGGGTCACACACAGTGCCCACATCAGCCATGCCTAGAGTGTCACAAGTAGAGACCCCACACAGGTCCTGTGGAGAGGGAGATCAGAGACAATACATGAGGAACCAAGACACCAGCATCCATTGAGCTGAGATCCAGATTAGTGGAGACCTGGGCACTGCGTATCCAGCACTGTCAGGGCCCAGATAGCACTGGCAGTGTGGCTGGGGCCAGGCACCATGTTGAACAACGCCAGGGGCACCATTTACATCACAGTCTGGGCAGTGGTGCTTCTTGGAGTTGTGCAGTGCATGGCCTGAGGTGCTGATTGGGGCCTCACCTGACGGGTAAACAGAATGGCCGTGTCAAAGTGGTCAGGGTCCGAGTCCTCGGGGGTGTTGAGTCCTCGCTGCCAGGCACAGAAGCTGCGCAGGGTCTGGGCGGCACTGGGCCCTACTTGGGGCCCTTCCTCACCTGGCCCCAGAATCACTAGCCGAGTCACCACCAAGCTGACGGGGTTGCGGATGCTTGGGTGCTTGAAGGCCTTGGCCGCTGCTGCCATGACCGTCAGCAGGTAGCGCTTTAGCCCAGCACCGTGAAATGCCGCCATCTTGTCATCTGCCACCACCAGGGTCTCCACAAATCTACTCAGTGAAGCAAAGCGCTGGAGAGGAAAAAAGGGGAGGAGGATCCTGAAATAGCCTCCCAGACCCATGGATCACTTCTCCCCTCCCTTACTTCCTGGGTCTGGAACTCAGCAGAGCCAGCTGGGCCACATACATCCCACGGGATTCCTGATGGGTCTTGGTGGGGCCTCCCCCCCAACTCCAAATCCCAGGGCTTTTGTGGTAACGCTGAGAAATCATCTGCTGATTCTgagaaggggaggggatggggatgcCACGTCCCAGGGCTATGTGGGCCCAAGAGGTGAAAAGCAGCTGGGACTGCCTCTGGGAGGGACTTTGGGGTCCCCCATGCCTGAGTGTGTCTGGGGCTGCAGGACTGGAGCTAGAGGGCTGGGCTGCAACGTGTCTGCCCTGTGTGGTTGGAGGAACAATTCAGTCAGCAGCTAGGGCCAGGGCCAGATCTCAGCGTGGCGGGTGTGGAGGGAGCGTCTGGTCTGGATTAAAgctagagagggagggaggaaggaagggaagaaggggggagactgggagtgggagggaggaaaggatggaGCCTCAGGCAGCCTTGCAGTCAGTCCGCAATGTGGGAAGGGGACGGACCAGAAGGGGGTTCAGGATGCCTTTCCTCCCCAGTCCACTCCTGCCCTAGTTTGCAGTTTGCCAGAACAATTTTGAAGACAGCATCGGAAGCCAGAGGCCAATCTCTTGGGCCTCAAACCTCACTCCTTTAGCTGGTGGTGAAAATCATATTTGGGGCCCAGAAAAGAGTCAAGGCCAAGGGGCTATCAGAAGGGCCTCATTGTTGGGGACTCTGCCAGTAGGATGCCATGGCCAGGCAAGGTCGGGGTGGGAAGAGAGAGCGGTCATTCCCAGCATAGCGTCTCTGACCCACCTCTGGGAAGCCCCTTGGGATCAGTGGTCTGGCTAGGAGAAGGGTTGAGGCAGGGAAAAGCCAGAGCCTTCCCAG
This genomic stretch from Kogia breviceps isolate mKogBre1 chromosome 1, mKogBre1 haplotype 1, whole genome shotgun sequence harbors:
- the ADAMTS4 gene encoding A disintegrin and metalloproteinase with thrombospondin motifs 4, with protein sequence MSRTDLHPGRGLAECCLRGIQPRLLLPTVPVSGLLLLLLASLLPSAWPASPLPREEEIVFPEKLNDSVLPGLGTPARLWYRLPAFGETLLLELEQDPGVRVEGLTVQYLGRAPELLGGAEPGTYLTGTINGDPESVASLHWDGGALLGVLQYRGTELHIQPLEGGTPNSAGGPGAHILRRKSPASGQGPICNVQAPPGNPSSSPRRAKRFASLSRFVETLVVADDKMAAFHGAGLKRYLLTVMAAAAKAFKHPSIRNPVSLVVTRLVILGPGEEGPQVGPSAAQTLRSFCAWQRGLNTPEDSDPDHFDTAILFTRQDLCGVSTCDTLGMADVGTVCDPARSCAIVEDDGLQSAFTAAHELGHVFNMLHDNSKPCVGLNGPGSTSRHVMAPVMAHVDPEEPWSPCSARFITDFLDNGYGHCLLDKPESPLHLPVTFPGKDYDADRQCQLTFGPDSHHCPQLPPPCAALWCSGHLNGHSMCQTKHSPWADGTPCGPAQACMGGRCLHMDQLQDFNIPQAGGWGPWGSWGGCSRSCGGGVQFSSRDCTRPIPRNGGKYCEGRHTRFRSCNAQDCPTGSALTFREEQCAAYNHRTDLFKNFPGPMDWVPRYTGVAPRDQCKLTCQARALGYYYVLEPRVVDGTPCSPDSSSVCVQGRCIHAGCDRVIGSKKKFDKCMVCGGDGSSCSKQSGSFRKFRYGYNNVVTIPAGATHILVRQQGTPGVRSLYLALKLPDGSYALNGEYTLIPSPTDVVLPGAVNLRYSGATAASETLSGHGPLAQPVTLQVLVAGNPQNVRLRYSFFVPWPAPSTPRPPPQDWVHRKAQILEILRRRSWAGRK